The Gammaproteobacteria bacterium genome has a segment encoding these proteins:
- the arfB gene encoding aminoacyl-tRNA hydrolase, protein MYISPDIIIDESELREQYIRASGPGGQNVNKVSTAVQLRLDVAASNALAEEVKARLTRLAGSRMTGEGVLVIDARRFRTRERNRTDARERLAALLLQASRRPKPRRKTRPTQASRKRRLEDKRARGDTKRARRKPGQDGE, encoded by the coding sequence ATGTACATCTCACCCGACATCATCATCGACGAAAGCGAGTTGCGAGAGCAATACATCCGCGCCTCTGGCCCAGGCGGGCAGAACGTCAACAAGGTCTCGACCGCGGTGCAGCTTCGCCTCGACGTCGCCGCTTCGAACGCGCTGGCCGAAGAGGTCAAGGCGCGGCTCACGAGGCTGGCCGGCAGCCGCATGACGGGCGAGGGCGTGCTGGTCATCGACGCACGTCGCTTCCGAACCAGGGAGCGGAACCGCACCGATGCGCGTGAGCGCCTTGCCGCACTGCTACTTCAGGCCTCGCGGCGCCCCAAGCCGCGGCGCAAGACGCGCCCGACCCAGGCGTCCCGAAAACGCCGGCTCGAGGATAAACGGGCGCGGGGGGATACGAAGCGCGCCCGGCGCAAACCCGGACAGGACGGCGAATAG